In Deltaproteobacteria bacterium, a genomic segment contains:
- a CDS encoding Rrf2 family transcriptional regulator produces MRITQWGEYGVLLSLYLAKRNQERPLVAAQDVCVTATEIAENQDIALQYAQQILHRLRRGNVVTSTRGPHGGYKLARSPSEITLYDILLAVEGETFELICSTKPLDPKLRCAPHSSCWLRPVWNDLKEHLNAFLKNYTLDKLLDKSDSSTSLKVLSCCE; encoded by the coding sequence ATGCGAATTACACAGTGGGGAGAGTATGGAGTTTTGCTTTCTCTATACCTAGCTAAACGCAATCAGGAGCGCCCCTTGGTAGCGGCCCAAGATGTTTGCGTAACTGCTACTGAAATCGCTGAGAATCAAGACATAGCTCTGCAATACGCTCAACAGATACTTCATCGCCTGCGCCGAGGCAATGTGGTTACAAGCACTCGTGGCCCGCACGGTGGTTACAAGCTAGCCCGTAGCCCAAGTGAAATCACTCTCTATGACATACTGCTTGCCGTTGAGGGGGAGACATTTGAACTAATTTGCAGCACTAAACCACTGGATCCTAAGTTGCGTTGCGCTCCTCATTCTAGTTGCTGGCTAAGGCCAGTATGGAACGATCTCAAGGAACACCTAAATGCCTTCTTGAAAAATTACACATTGGACAAATTGCTAGATAAATCAGACTCCTCGACATCTCTTAAGGTACTGTCATGTTGTGAATAG
- a CDS encoding PilT/PilU family type 4a pilus ATPase: MLDIRKLLTVMNEHDASDLYVTVDSPPCYRVNGVVRPAGSRALEREETEMLAMSVMTEKQQKDFEATNEQNLALYYSSLGRYRVNIFRQRGCIGMVIRQIKSKIPNLDDLGLPAVIKEVAMSKRGLVLVVGSTGCGKSTTLAGMIDHRNSNQAGHIITIEDPIEFVHAHKKSIVNQREIGMDTDNYFSALKNALRQAPDVILIGEIRDSDTMEAAIAFSETGHLCLATLHSNNANQAMERIMNFFPPERHQQIYLQLSLNLRGIISQRLVRTVEGNRAACVEILLGSPRVKDLIYRGKIAELKEAMEISTTVGMQTFDQHLLSLYQEGRISLEEALRNADSTNNLRLKIKLAEDGSLNEPASAFSGSKGGDSTEGEGMAAGLSLQMDRDS, from the coding sequence ATGTTAGATATTAGAAAGCTTTTAACAGTAATGAATGAACACGATGCTTCAGACCTTTATGTAACGGTTGACAGCCCGCCGTGTTATCGCGTTAACGGCGTTGTGCGACCGGCTGGTTCGCGCGCTCTTGAGCGCGAGGAGACGGAGATGCTCGCCATGAGTGTAATGACCGAAAAGCAACAGAAGGATTTTGAGGCCACAAACGAGCAGAATTTAGCTCTCTACTATTCCAGTTTAGGGCGCTATCGCGTAAACATTTTTCGCCAGCGTGGTTGTATTGGCATGGTAATTCGACAGATTAAGTCTAAGATTCCAAACTTAGACGATCTTGGTTTGCCAGCCGTTATCAAAGAAGTTGCAATGAGTAAGCGCGGTTTGGTGTTGGTCGTTGGCTCTACTGGCTGCGGAAAGTCTACGACTCTTGCGGGAATGATTGACCACAGAAACTCAAACCAGGCTGGTCATATTATTACAATAGAGGATCCCATTGAGTTTGTGCACGCGCATAAGAAGTCGATTGTAAATCAGCGCGAGATTGGCATGGACACGGACAATTATTTTAGTGCCTTAAAGAATGCGCTCAGGCAGGCACCTGACGTAATCCTCATTGGTGAGATTAGGGATTCGGATACGATGGAAGCGGCCATTGCGTTTTCTGAGACTGGACATTTGTGTCTTGCAACGCTTCATTCGAATAACGCAAACCAGGCGATGGAACGCATAATGAACTTTTTTCCGCCGGAGCGGCATCAGCAGATCTATCTTCAGTTAAGCCTAAATCTTCGCGGGATTATTTCTCAGCGCTTAGTGCGCACGGTCGAGGGCAACAGGGCTGCCTGTGTCGAGATACTGTTAGGCAGTCCTCGTGTTAAGGATTTAATCTACCGAGGCAAGATTGCAGAACTAAAAGAGGCAATGGAAATTAGCACTACTGTGGGAATGCAGACGTTTGACCAGCACTTGCTCAGTCTTTACCAGGAAGGTCGCATTTCCTTGGAGGAGGCGCTTAGAAACGCCGACAGCACCAACAACCTGCGCCTAAAAATAAAGCTAGCCGAAGACGGTTCGCTGAACGAACCGGCATCGGCCTTTAGCGGAAGTAAGGGCGGCGATTCCACCGAGGGCGAAGGAATGGCCGCCGGCCTTTCGCTACAGATGGACCGCGACAGTTAG
- a CDS encoding SO_0444 family Cu/Zn efflux transporter: MDVLLQWFNSSWKMATDSAAWLLVGLFLAGVIKVFFPADFIRQHLREPGLKSVIKASLIGMPLPLCSCGVVPVAVSLRRTGASRGAVASFMISTPEIGIDSFFLSHALLGPFIAIARAVAAFVSALTAGALIDTFAAPEEAAPQGVSSLTEESGAAVCCKASLAKTRASESPFLKIAFEKLVSILHFGYVTVIDDIALSMLTGYFIAGIIAVAVPANSIELLGLSPFTSMLLMFIVALPLYVCASASTPVGAAMLAKGLSPGAVLVFLLAGPATNIASILVLKEELGNRALGIYLGAIAVVTLAIGSLANVILEPYSGSVATQTHVHEGSQALDQLAGYVLVLLMLTSLLKKVFRRLYASSCAELKKT, translated from the coding sequence ATGGACGTTTTATTACAGTGGTTTAATTCGAGCTGGAAAATGGCGACAGATAGCGCGGCTTGGTTGCTAGTGGGGCTATTTTTGGCCGGCGTGATAAAAGTTTTCTTTCCAGCCGATTTTATAAGGCAACATTTGCGGGAGCCCGGCCTAAAATCGGTAATTAAGGCGTCTCTTATAGGGATGCCACTGCCGCTCTGTTCGTGTGGCGTAGTCCCGGTTGCGGTTTCTCTTAGAAGGACTGGGGCTAGTCGCGGAGCAGTGGCTAGTTTCATGATTAGCACGCCAGAAATTGGCATAGATTCCTTTTTTTTGAGCCACGCGCTGCTTGGGCCTTTTATTGCGATTGCCAGAGCCGTTGCGGCCTTTGTATCAGCACTTACCGCTGGTGCGCTCATTGACACCTTTGCCGCTCCTGAGGAAGCCGCGCCGCAAGGTGTCAGTAGTTTAACGGAAGAGTCTGGCGCAGCGGTCTGCTGCAAGGCGTCTTTGGCTAAAACGCGAGCTTCAGAATCGCCGTTCCTAAAAATAGCTTTCGAGAAACTCGTCTCAATACTTCACTTTGGCTACGTAACGGTAATTGACGACATCGCGCTTAGCATGCTTACTGGATACTTTATTGCAGGAATAATTGCAGTTGCAGTTCCTGCTAATAGCATAGAGTTGCTAGGACTTTCTCCCTTTACCTCTATGCTATTAATGTTTATCGTGGCGCTGCCGCTATACGTATGCGCAAGTGCCTCCACTCCCGTCGGGGCAGCTATGCTCGCAAAAGGCCTAAGTCCTGGCGCAGTCCTGGTCTTCTTGTTGGCTGGGCCTGCTACCAATATCGCCAGCATTCTCGTTCTCAAAGAAGAGTTGGGGAATAGAGCTTTAGGCATTTATCTCGGGGCGATCGCGGTAGTCACTCTTGCTATAGGCTCGCTGGCTAATGTCATTCTGGAGCCATACAGTGGCTCAGTAGCTACTCAGACACACGTTCACGAAGGCTCTCAAGCTTTAGACCAGCTAGCTGGCTATGTACTTGTTCTATTAATGCTTACTAGCCTTCTTAAAAAGGTTTTTCGTAGGCTATATGCTTCTTCTTGCGCGGAGCTAAAAAAAACTTAG
- a CDS encoding type IV pilus twitching motility protein PilT, with product MDIAQLLTFTYQQGGSDLHISAGEPPIIRVHGDMKKVKLPVLSPEQTHAMLYDIMGDSQRKVFEEYNDIDFSIELGEGARFRVNVFRQRRGMGAVFRTIPTAIMSLEQLGLPSILAQLTRKEKGLVLVTGPTGSGKSTTLAAMVDLINNELEGHILTVEDPIEFVHPSKRCLVNQREVGPHTGSFAAALRAALREDPDIILVGEMRDLETIQLALTAAETGHLVFGTLHTSSAPKTVDRIIDVFSADQQGQVRAMLSESVQAIITQTLCKKVGGGRIAALEILVGTTGVRNLIRENKIHQLPSMLQTGQNVGMRTMEMALVELADAHLITKETAIEKSGNPNLFGTEQ from the coding sequence ATGGATATAGCTCAGTTACTAACATTTACGTATCAGCAGGGTGGTTCGGATCTACACATTAGTGCCGGCGAGCCGCCTATTATTCGCGTACATGGCGACATGAAAAAAGTAAAGTTGCCAGTGCTTAGTCCGGAGCAGACGCATGCGATGCTTTACGACATAATGGGTGACTCTCAGCGAAAAGTGTTCGAGGAGTACAATGACATTGATTTTTCAATTGAGCTTGGTGAGGGAGCGCGGTTTCGCGTCAATGTTTTTAGGCAGCGGCGTGGGATGGGCGCCGTGTTTAGGACTATTCCTACTGCAATAATGAGCCTCGAGCAGTTGGGCTTGCCGTCAATTTTGGCGCAGCTAACGCGAAAGGAAAAGGGTTTAGTACTAGTTACTGGCCCAACCGGCTCTGGAAAATCCACCACCTTGGCAGCAATGGTCGATCTAATAAACAATGAGCTGGAAGGCCACATTCTTACCGTCGAGGATCCGATTGAGTTTGTGCATCCCTCGAAGCGCTGCTTGGTTAACCAGCGTGAGGTTGGGCCACACACGGGCTCGTTTGCGGCGGCGTTGCGAGCCGCTTTGCGAGAGGATCCAGATATCATTCTCGTTGGCGAAATGCGAGATTTGGAGACTATTCAATTGGCGCTTACCGCCGCAGAGACAGGTCATTTGGTGTTCGGGACACTACATACTTCAAGTGCACCTAAGACAGTAGATCGCATTATCGATGTGTTTAGCGCTGACCAACAGGGTCAGGTGCGAGCAATGCTAAGCGAGTCGGTACAAGCAATAATAACTCAAACGCTTTGCAAGAAGGTCGGTGGCGGGCGAATTGCGGCACTGGAGATACTGGTAGGGACGACGGGTGTTAGAAACCTCATACGGGAAAACAAGATTCACCAACTGCCGAGTATGCTGCAGACTGGGCAGAATGTGGGCATGCGGACGATGGAAATGGCATTAGTGGAGTTAGCCGATGCTCATCTGATTACGAAGGAGACGGCCATCGAGAAATCTGGGAATCCGAATCTCTTTGGTACTGAGCAATAA